Proteins from a genomic interval of Thermoanaerobaculia bacterium:
- a CDS encoding oligosaccharide flippase family protein → MLTPDDFGIFGVALLALSTFESLSRTGFEAALIHKTDPIETSLDTAWTLQLLRSFLVGAFLFLLSAPLAAFFRYPGPWQSYGLLPSPSSSRDLQIFAL, encoded by the coding sequence TTGCTCACGCCGGACGACTTCGGAATCTTTGGCGTTGCCCTGCTTGCACTTTCTACATTTGAAAGTCTTTCCCGGACGGGCTTCGAGGCCGCTCTGATCCATAAGACAGATCCCATCGAGACGTCCCTCGATACGGCCTGGACGCTCCAGCTCCTGCGTTCCTTCCTGGTGGGAGCCTTCCTCTTTCTGTTGAGCGCGCCGCTGGCCGCCTTTTTCAGGTACCCGGGTCCGTGGCAATCATACGGGTTGTTGCCCAGTCCTTCCTCATCCAGGGACTTACAAATATTCGCGTTGTGA
- a CDS encoding transglutaminase domain-containing protein — protein sequence MKALRISLGLAALLSLISGTAVYAGPGEIVNRISLDIKEPTGLAIVDNQFWVADRATGTLIQIDPETGKILSSIPSPTEQPLGLTYDGSGTLYIADDIYGSIYAMDVNTHQTRVVNEPETRPLGLAWDGQALWVTANRSLLKLDPSDGTEMSSYEASGRYPTGITFDGTYLWVAERNEDEIGVYTTDGTLFGLLPSPGPFPWGLARQGDLLYIVDYETRELATLSLTAPDTPYIHETSHHRTLAFTHEILNWGPDPLTEVVLAFCIPVEDEHQKLIGEGILTADPSAEITTVVDSWNQSFYRVRGTGIESGKRFSATLNLNAETWDSSAFILPLWITGLNSIPGEIRTNYTVDGSKLQIADPYIQKLAKEIVGNETNPFWIAWKIHYYLMTHMEYKLSGGWNVAPTILRRGNGSCSEFTISFLALARASGLPARYEAGFVVRGDDASVDNVYHRWVQVYLPPYGWVPVDSSMGKPSSARTIAREFGSRSNRFLITTHSGGDSPYLGWTYNSAATFTFRGRAKAEERTWAKWSPGTDADEILLIENDTAASPAPALNTNAGSCSIP from the coding sequence ATGAAAGCTCTACGTATCTCTCTGGGCCTTGCCGCCCTTTTATCGCTGATCTCAGGAACAGCCGTCTATGCCGGACCGGGCGAAATTGTGAATCGAATTTCGCTCGACATCAAGGAACCTACCGGTCTGGCTATTGTCGATAATCAGTTCTGGGTTGCCGATCGAGCGACAGGAACCCTCATTCAAATTGACCCGGAAACGGGGAAAATCCTGTCCTCAATCCCCTCCCCCACGGAACAACCTCTGGGTCTTACCTATGACGGGTCCGGGACTCTCTATATTGCTGACGATATTTACGGTTCCATCTATGCCATGGATGTGAATACGCATCAGACGAGGGTTGTAAATGAACCGGAAACCCGACCTCTCGGCCTGGCATGGGATGGGCAGGCTCTCTGGGTAACCGCAAACCGATCCCTCCTGAAGCTCGATCCGTCTGATGGCACGGAAATGAGTTCCTATGAAGCTTCCGGACGCTACCCGACAGGGATCACCTTTGACGGAACCTACCTGTGGGTCGCGGAGCGGAATGAAGATGAAATTGGCGTCTATACCACAGATGGAACGCTTTTCGGTTTGCTCCCCTCCCCCGGCCCGTTCCCCTGGGGGCTGGCTCGTCAGGGGGATCTGCTCTATATCGTAGACTATGAAACTCGTGAACTTGCCACCCTGAGCCTTACAGCGCCCGATACGCCTTACATACACGAAACGTCGCACCATCGAACCCTGGCCTTTACCCATGAGATACTCAACTGGGGACCCGATCCCCTGACGGAAGTAGTTCTCGCGTTTTGCATTCCCGTGGAGGATGAGCATCAGAAATTGATCGGAGAAGGCATCCTTACAGCCGACCCATCGGCGGAAATCACAACCGTGGTGGATTCCTGGAATCAATCCTTTTATCGTGTCAGAGGAACCGGGATCGAATCGGGAAAACGTTTTTCCGCTACGCTGAATCTAAACGCCGAAACCTGGGATTCCAGCGCATTTATCCTGCCTCTATGGATTACGGGACTGAACTCGATCCCCGGGGAGATTCGGACGAACTATACCGTCGACGGTTCCAAGCTTCAGATTGCCGATCCCTATATTCAGAAACTGGCAAAAGAGATCGTCGGGAATGAAACCAACCCCTTCTGGATTGCCTGGAAAATCCACTACTACCTCATGACCCACATGGAGTACAAATTGTCCGGCGGTTGGAATGTTGCACCCACGATCCTGCGGCGTGGAAACGGTTCCTGCAGTGAGTTTACAATCTCATTCCTGGCTTTAGCCCGGGCATCCGGCCTCCCGGCCCGGTATGAGGCTGGATTTGTCGTACGAGGTGATGATGCCAGTGTGGACAATGTCTACCATCGCTGGGTGCAGGTTTACCTTCCTCCCTATGGGTGGGTCCCCGTGGATTCAAGCATGGGGAAACCATCCAGTGCCCGCACCATTGCACGAGAGTTCGGATCCCGTTCGAACCGTTTTTTAATTACGACCCATTCCGGAGGGGACAGCCCCTATCTTGGGTGGACTTATAACAGTGCAGCCACCTTCACGTTCCGGGGACGGGCGAAAGCCGAAGAACGGACATGGGCCAAATGGAGCCCCGGGACCGATGCGGACGAGATTCTTCTCATTGAGAATGATACAGCGGCAAGCCCGGCTCCCGCACTGAATACAAATGCCGGAAGCTGTTCCATTCCCTGA